The genomic window gaagaaaagtgactttcctctttggacaTAGTTAATGATCAaacatgtgcaacatgataaattcTCAAGGCAACATCTCATCAGGTGGATCAAGAGTGTTTAGACAATgattacatagaccaataaggatgagacaacacacattcaactcatagttgtcatgtaccttcaatgtcattatttaatgaacattctccaagagattaatttttaatcaagaaagaaagtacatggaaaggacaagtgaatagttacACAAGGACATCACAACTGCATTCTCTTCACATTACAGCTGATCACAGTTTTGCATCATACTCTACTTGAAGATCAAGTGTAAAAATTCGCCCAGATTGGAGAACActctcagaatgatgctgagaatgactgtcttttacttttgaagttgcaagctcatctacagctggtCAAAACGTGCCTAAATGGACTATAACAgatatacttggtgaggaagtaaagaacaactatctacagcccattgcaagctgtcaaTTATGGCCCTTTTGTTTGAAAAGATGAAGAACAACAgagagaacgttctgagaaagaacagTCAGGACTTATCtactcaacaattcagcatgagctgtctattttgaagcAACTAGCCATTGgaaaacttcctttgggaccaaggaactgaagactcaaggttcaactataaaaggaaggctttggcaacattgaagagcaagagttcaatctacaacaatcaatctacttgtctttgtgatacaagtttttcaagctcttctttaaggatctctttcactccatatattgtaatatcatactaggatcagtatccattttgagtgaacaaagagagacTTGTTGTAACTAGCTTTTTAACTTAGGttgagtgagaaagctttaaatccaaaccattatcaaagttgtaaaagattggctcaattcaatacgtaactattgattgagtgacacctcataaagtctaggaagACTTAAgtagatcaagcaagtgaagcttggaagattgtgatcttggattagatcaaagaagaagtgtatcttgagatcggtagaatctcttagtggacaatctcacaggagcgtggggactggagtagcccatactattaaggggtgaaccaggataaaattattgtgtctcttctctcccttaaactcatatttattttgtgcaaacacaaacacacacaaatcacttattgttttgtttgcacCTCAGAGATCGTTTTAAGATCATTCTcctaacttatattatttattttgagatcattctaacgtatgttttgatatctaatttttaaaaggacaatttttaaaggttcacaattcaaacccccctttcttgtgaaaaactttgctacttcacatttgatgtcagaactaacctccaaaccagattaaactgatggtgaaatccaacaaaaaaaaaattgaaatttctggcacacagtggacaggtgttgatcaaggtgtatcaacacttgtctgtatTAGACAGATGTTGCTAAAGGTgcaccaacacttgtctataaacagagcacaGAACATAAAACGATAAAgacaataaagtaaataacacccaagagttgttaacccagttcagcctaacagcctactctgggggataccaatccaagaatgaagtccactatcagcagtattacttcgaagctaaactcacccgtttacaacttctcacttaatcactacccaatgacacttctacctaggaactcctagatatgagaccccgtcccaattcccaccttaacaacacactcagcgttgttataaacttcaacgattacaaaaggtggagacacactcctatgaaactaggattcactcttgcttaacagcttgcgagcaaaccacacaacacactagaacaatctccgtacttcaaagcttaggagaagttcacacttacaactcaatgaacacaggtcctaagcttgcatcaatgagatacaagaaaggctcacaattaacactttaaaatccctaaaacacacgctttgtaagaacacgattttagatacttgaaaccatatgcttgccttcatatttatagtagtagaacgacttgggcttcaagacaaaattagggcttctagaattgcggcagcagctgatatatttttgaaaataatagttatattttttaaacacaaaaaatatattttccaaaaatataattcctttagaaaatataactagggtttggctgcctcctgaaacacattaaacacgtgtgccttcctctgtaagaaaccttgaaacaattcttcaatcaaatcttcaaaagattgagtagaaaataaaacccgctagctggcgcgcacagatacacagacaggtgttgttccaaagtgtacccacatttgtcacaacacttggggtaggcacatatgtctcaacacttggctaaaatatgtttttgcaaaatgtagccaacatacaaaaacccaacaatctcccactttggcaaattttggctaaaacaatattagaccagtattaAGAGAGATACaatattacctttccttcgagtcaacatgatcacacaactaggaaagaaagtaacacataataaaactacttccaaaagaggtaagtagcatcagaggcaatgcaatagcggaataaaacacaactagcctcatggaacaacacaagggagaaataaactcccatagtgGATGCaaagaagtaggagaaataaactcctaatagttaaAGCACATCCATTCGTCATAAGAACatcaggaaaaataaattcccataaacatctgagaaaaataaattctcagtcatagtgaATAGTGGACTCATTAGTCAGATGCCATCACACTTGGCACAACACTTGTCATCAAacacattcaggcgatcaagagatattatcactcacactccccctgaattcatgcatacttATCattagatagagaaagaatattcactactccccctcaacacatgcatattactcacactccccctcaatacgagcatacgaacataAACtgaaacagtcaccagatgtgagaacatatGTCCACACactgtccacacacttgtcacacacacacacactactccccctttttagccataattttgacaaacaagATGCATATCAAAACAAAGAGTAGCAGACAAAAGAAGTATCAGGGTGcacatattacagaccataatGCACACACAGGTGTTAGAAATCCAGGGTCTTTcccataaaaggaacaaaaaagaaataccaaaagtacatcaggaaaaataagaaaaacatcagaaatcagatagaagaactttcatcagagtcctccaccATATCCTCAGTGCCATCATCAGAGCCACTAGTTTCCACACCTTCTTGTCCatcaggctcaccctcagcagtctcagcagcttcctcaaCCTTGAGGGCCTTAATCACATgatctattttcaattttctggCCTCAAGTGCTCTGCTAGCCTCAgtcaaatcagcaatcatctgcttcctagagagTACCCCAGCTTGGACAGATgagccaacacctgctgcaacatttgtcccttcaaGCAGCCTTTGCTTAATGGTCaactttccttttcttttacaaggaacatcagtgcTCCTCGGAATATCTGGATGCTGCTCAAGGATGACATTACACAGCAAAGTGGGAAAGGCTACTGGCTTTTCAACAGCATAGGTCATAGTGTAACGACctatttttcgtattcgtatattttattaaatgttattttatttattaattggcttttattattttagtgagcggcgaataattatttagccgagcgtaagttatttgacgcgagaaccttggttttgggcttgatgggcgtgagaggcattgggcctaagccaattgggcttggttcatgacttttagggagaggtatTTAAGGAAAACTTGTCATGAGACTTAGCTCATTTCATAATCTTTTGtcttagaagcaagatagagctaagctagggtttgatcaagagagaaagcttgagcaagagaaggcttggatcatcaccaaacttaaggtaagagattagaattcatgattcttgagtggcaaggagaggggagattgtctatgtctccattcccgaactctcccactcaatttcttttagacttttgattaagcttttgtatgtgagtgtgatgttcttcatcatcactttgtatgtgttaatcactagcttgatttcatgaaaaatatgtatgtgtttgaatcatgtttgaaaagtttatgaaagttgcttaaaatccAAGAAAAGGGCATGATTATGATTTTGTGAGGTATTTGGAGGTTTGTaagagatgattaatgttccttgataccatatatgtttgaaattgctgtttataagaatttataacatgtttggatgaatttttgagctgattcaatgttaaaccgccttagagaactcaagaacagatatttttctggtgtagttcgctacagcgaactgagcttcgcttgcgaataagttcgctacctgttcgctacaagctcgctacctgttcgccatgtacctgtaatcctctgatgtagttcgctacagcgaactgagcttcgcttagcgaataagttcgctacctgttcgctacaagctcgctacctgttcgccatgtacctgtaatcctctgatgtagttcgctacagcgaactgagcttcgcttagcgaataagttcgctacctgttcgctacggcttcgcttagcgaatagtactgaacctgcaacttttgttattggttgtaagtgtatttaggcacttgtaatgtggtttaagggtatccttacatgattgttgatacatgttgatactgttaatgcttattgttaatcgttatatgattgataaacgtatatgcaataagttgtagcttaaagtgagcaatgtgatgttttggcattaatttgcaatgttaagtgaatgtgttaggattgtgttcccgcattaataaaagagtagcttcgagctagagaatatcatatggttgatacgtgtatgcatacatgcattcatgattgtatgtgaacattggaaactagggttccaataacgaaaatggattatgtgtccataatgaagccgaggatcggattagatgaatccatgagtccagagctgctatccaacaggatataaaactgtgttggcttatccaagggagataagatggttcggtaagttccgagatatccagcaagatataaaactgttcttggtccaccgttggtgagacaccttggtaccacatgcatttagttatgtctagggatggcatgacagtgaattaattggcattagataccttagggtaaatgcgcatatatttgataaatggtatgtgacattgtTTGGTTAaattgtgttgaaccttattaattgataatcgtttagtgcgatgttttggcgtgagttagaatatgtatgatgtagttcgaaagtgcaagacctttcttatgctcgtatgatatgcgattatgtttttctaactctctgctttgtgttaattgctggacctttgggggttcagatattcaggctgaggactgtgccgacgtttagactgctgttttagctcggtgttgaagtaccttttggtgaggagacttagcatagattactcctcttagtactagcttttggttagagtttgtaaatagtaaatgctctggtaatgtaacatcgagtcggggattacgcttggatttcatcgtatatcggtgttaccttttgatatgctagttcttgtataagtgacatccctagggatgaatatggcttatatatatatatgtatatatatgcatgcttggttagtttgaatccgctgttgcttttcatgttaaagttcgtgatgctctgtgtgtatgcttgtgttttaattaccgcgtggcactctgcctttacgcttgttgaaaagtttttaaaattacgtttttaagggtagtatgggttagggtgttacacatAGCATGGCTTAATGTTTCATGAAAGAAATAAGACCCATAATCAAATTTTGCCTTAGTACCCACAGCATAAATGAATTTGCCTAAACCTCTGGCCACATCACCTGAGTgggttgtaggcacccaattGTGTGCAACAACCCTATTTAAAATAGCATATaatggagagagagaagttGCAGCCAACTTAGCTTTGCTAGGCCAAATCTTTATCCTGCCACCTGTGATAaccttgcagacctcattgtctGTAACCTTCAGATCAGCCACCTCTTCAGTATTCCTTTGTAGATATTGATTAATCACAGTTGGTGAGAATTTGACACACTTCCCATGAACAAAAACTTGCCtatattcaggacttgctggatcatcACAAtattcagccacattaatcaaaaattctttgacaagcctgtcatagcacttgtccaaaccacaGACAGTCTTCATCAAACCTGCATATTCAATAGCTTCAACAACACTTTAGCATTGAAGGATATCTTCTTTCAGATTCCTTTCTAGAGCCAACCTCCTGTGATACACAAACTTCCATCTAGCAAACCCATTCTCCAGATGGAATGACACATTATCCAAAGGAGCGTAGGGAACAAATTGAGGAACTTTCTTTCTTCCTATACTTTTCCtggatgtgctgccagatgcagcaacatctgtctctggctcaAACTCAGAGTCACTAGTTGGTGGAGCTTTCCTTTTCTTAGCTTTTCCCTTCTCCTCAGTTCTAGGTGCCACCTTACTCataggttttggaggtccatataaGGGCTTTTTACCAGTACCTTTTGCAGCCCTAGttggtttgggtgtttggacaggtgtgttagcagtctctacacctttaccagcccTGCTTCTAGTCCTtctagccacactagcctcaGAATTTATTGGAACAGACTTATCACTAACAGTTGTTTCATTTACAATTACAACATCAGGATTTTCATTAACATCCTTATCAACAGCAATCTCTTCATCAGCAGACTTATGTTTgagactctcatcagactcagagtAGTCCACAAGATTTTCtggtgccaaagatgtggtaacatctgacACAACATTTGGCTCAGCGTCAGGTGTCACAACACTTGACGCAGCATGAGTCTCATGACCTGTTTTCTTGAGAGACTCAGCAGCAACATCATCATTGGTCTCAatggaagcaccaatattagcatcaacaGTAATAGGGGGAttaggaacacttttccccaaattttcagaCACAGCAGGGTTCTCTACATCTAGGGTTTCAACAGAATTGGAAACATCAAGGCCTAGATTGAGAGGATTCTTACCAGATGCGTCGACATTTTCTTCTGCAGGATTAATGACAGGAGTAGCAACACCACTCGATGGAAGTGGATCAACATgtagttcagacattgtaaaatTCCTCCTCGATTCAGTTTTTGATTTCTTGcttttcttcttcgttttcttaatCGAAGCAGAGGGAGATGAAGAGTTGAGGCTCACTTGCGATGTCTTCTCCTTCTTCGATGTTTTCTTCACCTTTTTAGTAGGACTTATAGGTGGTATACTTGAAAGGGGAATGGCGTTAACAACAAGAGAATCCATACCCATAGCGGACTGAGATCGAGTAGCTTCGTCATTAATTGGAGTGGATTTTGCAGAATCAGACATGGTGTGTATAATGAAGTAAAATTTGTGGTTGATGAGAATGGAAGTTGAGCGATTTCTGAGAAAGTAGGAAGTTGAAGTTAAGTTGGTTTTCGTGAGGGAAAGAGGAAGATGAGAGGTTTGCGTGATGATGGGTTGgttatgaaaagaaaataataactCCCCTAAGTTAGCGTGCACCAAAAGTGGGAGAGAGAAATCAACTGCTGCACGCTCTCcatgcagtaactgctattgattttcaaataggcaaattcctaatttgccccttaatttttcaaattgacttgcgtccaaagcctttgtaaaaatgtctgctaattgttcttcagatgcaatgtgtTCAAGTGtgacaattttttcttccacaagttctcttataaaatggtgtcttatatcaatgtgcttagtcctactatgctgaataggatttttagaaatatttatagcactcagattgtcacagtaaagtgtcatgacatcttgctcaacattgtactccttcaacatttgtctcatccataataATTGAGAACAACTActaccagctgctatatattctgcctcagctgtggatagagacacactattctgcttcttactaaaccaagatactagattgcttcccaagaagaaacatgcaccagaagtgctctttctatcatcagcacttcctgcccaatctgcatcacaatagccaactaaggtagaatcattaccatgagagtataatattccatagccacatgttccattgacatatttgaagattctctttacttgagtcagatgactcatcttggcttcagattgatatctagcacaaactcctactgcaaacatgatatcaggtctGCTAGCTGTCAGATATAACAAGCttccaatcatacttctgtagagactttgatccacatcaattcctttctcatctttggtaagcttcaaatgtgtaggtgcaggtgtccttttgtgactaacaccttccattccaaacttctttacaatgtttcttgcatatttttcttgagaaataaatatggtgtcttccatttgtttgacctgaagacctaaaaaataagttagttcccctacaagactcatttcaaattcagattgcatttgttgtacaaagtgttccaccatttgtcttgacattccaccaaatacaatatcatccacatatatttgagctatcattagcttccctttttcctctcttacaaacagggttttatcattgccacccttcttgtatccatggctaaCAAGAAACTCAGTCAATTTTTCAtacatgctctag from Trifolium pratense cultivar HEN17-A07 linkage group LG1, ARS_RC_1.1, whole genome shotgun sequence includes these protein-coding regions:
- the LOC123894603 gene encoding uncharacterized protein LOC123894603, translated to MSDSAKSTPINDEATRSQSAMGMDSLVVNAIPLSSIPPISPTKKVKKTSKKEKTSQVSLNSSSPSASIKKTKKKSKKSKTESRRNFTMSELHVDPLPSSGVATPVINPAEENVDASGKNPLNLGLDVSNSVETLDVENPAVSENLGKSVPNPPITVDANIGASIETNDDVAAESLKKTGHETHAASSVVTPDAEPNVVSDVTTSLAPENLVDYSESDESLKHKSADEEIAVDKDVNENPDVVIVNETTVSDKSVPINSEASVARRTRSRAGKGVAPRTEEKGKAKKRKAPPTSDSEFEPETDVAASGSTSRKSIGRKKVPQFVPYAPLDNVSFHLENGFARWKFVYHRRLALERNLKEDILQC